Genomic DNA from Methanosarcina sp. MTP4:
CGTTTCGATGCGAGGCAATACCCGGGCCGTGCTCAACAAGGTGGGCAGGCTGGAAGGGGAGCACAGGGTAGCCGGATTCGAGCTCCTCCTGGGCGACTCCACGGAAACCGTCCATCGAGAAAACGGCTATGCCTACAGGCTGGATGTAAGGAAGGTTTTCTTTAACCCCCGCCTCTACTGGGAAAGAGGAAGGGTGGTGGCAAAAGTTATCCCCTCCGAAAATGTGCTGATCCCTTTTTGCGGGGTTGGCCCTTTCGTCCTCCCGGCTGCGGGAAAAGGTGCAGAGGTGCTTGCAATCGAACTGAACCCGGATGCTTGCGCCTGCCTGCGGGAAAATATCCGGCTGAACAGGCTGGATGAGAAAATAACCGTTGTCCAGGGAGACGCCGAAGAAGTCTTCCGACAGCTTGAACCTGGCATTTCCATGCCTGAACAGGGATTCGACAGGGCTATTGTCCCGACCCCCTACGGCATGGACCGAGCCCTCGGAGAAGTCGTAAGGCTGGTAAAGACAGGAGGTTCAATTCATTTCTATACCTTTAAAGCCGAAGACCAGCTCCCCGGTTTGATAGAAGAATACGAAAAAATGGGGCTCAAGGTCGAATTTTACAGGCGCAGCGGAAATGTAGCCCCCGGGATTAGCAGGTGGGCATTCGACCTTGTCAAAAAATAATGCGAGAAATCAATCAGGGATAATCAGGGATAATCAGAAATAATCAGAAATAATCAGAAATAATCATGGAACTAATCCGGGAACTAATCGGGGCAATTATCACGGTAGCAATAAAAGGAAAAGGGTTTCTGAAATCCCCTTTTACACCTCGAGCCCAAGGTGTTTCAGGACATGGTGATAATATTCCGGAGGCATTCTGGAATAAAATGCCCTGCTTACGACTTCGCTCAGTGAAGGGTGGATGTCCATGCCGTCCATTATGGGGGCTGCACTTCCCGTTTCCGTGTACATGAGCGGGATTATCTGGTGGATCAGGATGGACGCATGGGGGCCGATTATGTGGGCTCCCAGGATTTTTTCACTTTTTCCTTCCAGGATGACTTTTACGAAATAGTCTTCGGCTTCCATTGCCGTGCCTTTTGCTGTGTCCTCAAAACGGTGGTAGCCGATGAGCACGTTGTCTCTCCCGTAATCTTCGATCGCCCGGGCTTCTTTCATGCCCACACTTGCGACTTCGGGGTAAGAAAATACTGCGTGTGGGACTGCATGGTAGTCGACTTCTACTTTTTCTTTAAGGATAGCGTTCCGGTAAACGATCCCGGATTCATAGTTCCCCACGTGTTTTAGCAGGTACTGCCCGGTTGCGTCCCCGAAAGCCCAGACGTTCGGCAGGGAAGTTTCCAGGTGCCGGCTTACGGAGATCCAGCCTTTTTTGTCCGTTTTGATTCCTGCCTTTTCCGGATGGAGGATGTCGCTGTTCGGGGCTCTGCCTGTCGCAACAAGGACCTCGTCAGCGGTAATTTCCACTTCCGTGCCTGAACTCCTTTCTCTTGCAATAACGGTTTTTTGCCCGTTTTCTTCTTTGACCACTTCAACGGCTTCATGGTTTGTGAGGAGGTCCAGGTATTCCGACATTTTTATCCTGGCAAGTTCCGAAACTTCGGGCTCTTCTTCCGGCAAAAACTGCGGGTTTCTCCCTATAATCGTGACCTCTGCCCCCATAGCCGAGAAAAAGTGTCCGTATTCGGCACCGATGTAGCTTCCGCCGAGAATTGCAAGGCTCTTCGGGCATTCGTTGAGTTCAAGTACCGAATCACTGGTGAGGTATCCTGCTTCCGAAAGCCCCTTCACGGGCGGGATTGCCGGTTTCGAACCCGTGCAGAGGAAGATCAGCTCGGAATAGATTGTTTCCCCGCTCACCTGCAGGGTATACGGACCCGTAAACTCTGCGGTATCGGGATAGTAGTCCAGGTTCGGGCTCTCCGTTAACCCCTCCCTAATCATCTCGATGTCTTCCCTGATTTTACCCCTCATCCGCTCCATTACCATGAGGAAGTCAATGTTTTTGATTTCCAGGTCGATTCCGAAGAGCGGTGCGGTTTCAAGTTCCCTTAAAAGTTCGGCAGGGTAGAGCAGGAGCTTTGAAGGAATGCATCCCCTGGTCAGGCAGATCCCCCCAGGGTCGTCCTTGTCGATGACCGCTATTTTCATTTCGGGTTTCGATTCGATTAGCGCGCCGATATAATTCATTGCAGAACCGGTACCTATCACAATCAGGTCGTAATTTTTCATTCTTCCCCCTCACAACAAAGTTCACCGGAATAACCGGAATAACACCGGGCATATTCCTAAATAATATTGAGTATGTTCCCGAAATAGTATCGTACGTATTTCCTGAATAATATTGGGTATATTGGCGGTTATACCTATTGATTGGAAAATTTTTTATATGAATCCCCAATTCATAATTCCTAAGCAGGAAATCCCGGAATTTTTAGCCCAGGGGTAGTTCACTACAGGTCAATCGTCTGTCTCTTTAACAAAATTCTATTATCTACTCTATATTTTATATTGAAAAATCGAAAGCATAAGGGCGTTTTCTTCAGGGAAAGGTTCCACAACAACTTTTATATCTCGCTGACCATATTCCTACTGTCATTATCTTCATGGTTGCCGGTTTTATCGTTTATGTGGTAATTTATAAGCTCTTGAGGGAGATGTAAAGCAGAAAAGCGGTCTGCCTTTTCCGGGTTAAAAAAGGAACGTGAACTTTTTTATCTACGGAAAACAACTAGCTATTTATAAATGAAATCCTATTCTATGTAACTTCTTTAAAGGATCCAGAAAAAACAGAAGATGCAGGACTATGAATGGAAACAGCCTCAATATTGAAAAAAGAAATTCAGGTCCGGGGATTACGGTGATGCATGCTGCATATCTCTTACTTATTCTGATTGCCCCTTTTGCAGGGGTGCATGTCCTGCTTCTTCTTTCCCTGGGAGTTTTTTTCTGGCTGAGGTTTTCTGGAAGGGCCACATCTGATAACAGAGGCGAGATCAGCCTTGCTTTTTCAATGTCTCTTATGTTCCTTGTCTCGGCAGTTTTCGAAAGTTTCTCCTATCATCTTCCCCTTTACATCGTCCTTGGAGCTTTTGCAATTTCGGCGGTAGGAAGCCATAACTGGTATTCTCCGGAATCAGGTAAAAACAGCGGTTTCGGTTCCGGGGGGGGTCGGGTGAAACGGAAGGGTTTTTCCCTGCTCTGGAGTTCCGTTTTCCTTGGGCTGAGGATCCTTGCGGCGTTCCTTGCGGGGTACTGGGTAATTTACTGGCAGGGTTTCCCTGTGTCTCCCAGTCTGGTCTTTTTCATAGCAGTAATAGGAGCTGTGACCGGCTCGCTCTTTGAGTCCATCCCCTCGAGGATCGACAGCAACATTTCCGTGCCCCTGGGGGCGGGAATGACAATGTGGATTTTCGAAGAATTCAGGTACTGGGTACCCCCGGAAAGGATGCTCATAGCCCTTGCTTTTTCCCTTCTCCTGGGCTGCCTGGCTTATAGGGCAAAGATTGCCGATGTTTCTGCCCTCCTGAGTGCGGCACTTCTCGGAGTCCTGATCATAGTTTTCAGCGGGCTTTCCTGGTACATCCTTCTTCTGGCGTTTTTCATCCTGGGAGGCGGGTTTACAAGGTACAAGTATGCGTACAAGGAGTCCATCGGGATTGCCCAGGCCAAGGACGGGATCCGGAGTTATGAAAACGTTTTTTCGAACAGTACGGCTGCCCTTGCCCTTGCCGTAGCCCATGGGGTCTTCCCGGAACTCAGCCTGCCCATTCTTTATGCTTACCTTGGAACCGTTGCCACGGCAACCGGGGATACCCTGGCAAGTGAAATCGGGACAACGGCAAAAGGAAGGCCCAGGATGATAACCACCCTCAAACTCGCAAATCCCGGAGAAGACGGGGCAGTTTCGGGACTCGGGGAACTTGCTGCTCTCCTGGGCTCAGCGGTAATAGGGCTGCTGGCATACCTGCTCGGGGTCTCGGATAACCTCCTGCTTTCTGTCCTGGTAACGACGGCAGGGGGCTTTTTCGGAACTAACGTTGACAGCTTGCTCGGGGCTACCTTTCAGAAATGGGGTAAACTTTCAAACAGCGGGGTCAACTTCCTGGCGACCTTTGCCGGGGCAGGGATTTCCGGCGGGGTTTATCTGCTGGTTTCAGGTTTTTAATAGCGGTTTTTACTCTTTTTACTTTCCGGCTTGCATAATTGGAATTTTTCCGGAGTACACTCATTTTCGGGCAAGTATTAATTTATAGCTGCAGAATAATGTACTATGTGGGGTAATGTTACTATGCTGGGGACATTAGTGGGTTACTGCGGTAATTATTCTTGCAATACTTCTTACCCTAGTTTGCTTTGCCGATGGTTCTGAGTTTGCCTATGGCATCAGGAGTAGTCGGAAATGAAGTAATTGGTCAGTTCTCTGAGTTCAAAAGAGTTATCTGAACTCGAAACCCCCGCATTTTCCAGAGCACAGACATTCTCTAAAGCCAGTAAAGCTAGGAAGGTGACCCGGTGACAGAATCCGAGTATAAAGGGAAAAAAATCCTGCTTGTGATCGCCCAGGAACAGTTCAGGGATGAGGAATGTTTTGTCCCGAAGCAGCTTTTTGAGGCTGCGGGGGTAGAAGTTACGGTTGCAGCCGAGTTTATCGAAACTGCGAAAGGAATGCTAGGGGGAACGATTAAACCCGACATCAGGATCTCCGGGGCAAGCATGGACGACTATGACGCAATCGTAATTACCGGGGGGCCGGGTTCCAGGGCCTACCTCTGGGACAACAAAAAACTGCAACAGCTGGTTAAGGCTGCGTATGCTAAAGGCAAAGTGGTTTCTGCAATTTGCATCTCGCCTGTGGTCCTGGCAAGGGCTGGCATCCTCGAAGGTAAGAAAAGCACGGTTTTCAAGAGCTCTGAGACCCTGCATGAACTGAAGAAGCACGGTGCCCTTCACGAGGACAGGGAAGTTATCGTTTCGGGGAAGGTAATAACGGGCAGGGACCCGAATAGTGCGGAAGCTTTCGGAAAAGCCGTGCTCGGAGCCCTTAAACAGGTCTGAAACTCTTCAAAACCTGCCTTAATCCTTCAAAATTCACCGTATCTTTCAAAATTCGCCATATCCTTCAAAATTCACCGTATCTTTCAAAATTCGCCATATCTTCAAAACTTCCCGTACCTTTCAAAATTCACAGTATATCTCAAAACTCCCCGTACCCGTAAAATCGATAAATCATGCGAAAAATATCCGCGTGGAAAACTGGTGCAATATGTCAAAGGAACTTGAAGCCATCCTGGCCTATCATGAGGCAAGCAAGCACAACTTCGGGGCCTATTCCCCGGGTCCGCGCCGCCTGGACATGGAGACAAAGCCAGACCTTTTTCTCCGCTACGTGGGATCTCCGCGTCTGAAGCTGGATATGGGGAGTGCGGGCGCAGTAAAAGAAAGCTTCCCGGCTTACGAACAGGTCTTCATTCCCGGGGAAATTCCGCCCGAACCCCTGGACAGGAAGGGTATATCCAGGCTGTTTTTCGACAGCCTCGCGATTTCGGTCTGGAAAAAGACAGGCTTTGCAAAGTGGCCGCTCCGGGTCAACCCTTCCAGCGGGAACCTGCACCCGACTGAAGGCTACCTGATCTCAGGCCCTGTTGAGGGGCTTTTGAAAAAGCCGGCTGTCTGTCATTATTCTCCTCTGGAACATGCCCTTGAGCTCAGGGCGGAATTCTCCCCCGAAACCTGGGAACTCCTGAGTTCCGGCTTTCCGGAAGGTACTGTTTTTGCAGGTTTGAGTTCCATTCACTGGCGGGTGGCCTGGAAATACGGCATCCGGGCATTCAGGTATTCCAATCATGATATAGGGCATGCTGTGGGAACCCTCGGTTTTGCTGCTGCAGGGCTCGGTTGGGAGGCAAAGCTCCTTGAAGACATGGGTTCGGAGGAGATCGCTTCCCTCCTGGGAATTTCCGGAAGTACGGGGCCGGAAAAAGAAGAACCTGCATGCCTGCTCGCAATCTTTCCCTCCGGAAAAAGCCCGGGGAGAAGCAAAATTAATTCTGCAGCGCTCCCTGCCTTTGAAAAGCTTTCCTGGAAAGGCTACCCTAGCCGTCTGAGCCCGAAACATGTCAAATGGGTGGAAATCGAAAGAGCCGCATTGGCAAGCCGGAAAG
This window encodes:
- a CDS encoding TIGR00297 family protein, giving the protein MNGNSLNIEKRNSGPGITVMHAAYLLLILIAPFAGVHVLLLLSLGVFFWLRFSGRATSDNRGEISLAFSMSLMFLVSAVFESFSYHLPLYIVLGAFAISAVGSHNWYSPESGKNSGFGSGGGRVKRKGFSLLWSSVFLGLRILAAFLAGYWVIYWQGFPVSPSLVFFIAVIGAVTGSLFESIPSRIDSNISVPLGAGMTMWIFEEFRYWVPPERMLIALAFSLLLGCLAYRAKIADVSALLSAALLGVLIIVFSGLSWYILLLAFFILGGGFTRYKYAYKESIGIAQAKDGIRSYENVFSNSTAALALAVAHGVFPELSLPILYAYLGTVATATGDTLASEIGTTAKGRPRMITTLKLANPGEDGAVSGLGELAALLGSAVIGLLAYLLGVSDNLLLSVLVTTAGGFFGTNVDSLLGATFQKWGKLSNSGVNFLATFAGAGISGGVYLLVSGF
- a CDS encoding DJ-1/PfpI family protein; this translates as MTESEYKGKKILLVIAQEQFRDEECFVPKQLFEAAGVEVTVAAEFIETAKGMLGGTIKPDIRISGASMDDYDAIVITGGPGSRAYLWDNKKLQQLVKAAYAKGKVVSAICISPVVLARAGILEGKKSTVFKSSETLHELKKHGALHEDREVIVSGKVITGRDPNSAEAFGKAVLGALKQV
- a CDS encoding dihydrolipoyl dehydrogenase, with product MKNYDLIVIGTGSAMNYIGALIESKPEMKIAVIDKDDPGGICLTRGCIPSKLLLYPAELLRELETAPLFGIDLEIKNIDFLMVMERMRGKIREDIEMIREGLTESPNLDYYPDTAEFTGPYTLQVSGETIYSELIFLCTGSKPAIPPVKGLSEAGYLTSDSVLELNECPKSLAILGGSYIGAEYGHFFSAMGAEVTIIGRNPQFLPEEEPEVSELARIKMSEYLDLLTNHEAVEVVKEENGQKTVIARERSSGTEVEITADEVLVATGRAPNSDILHPEKAGIKTDKKGWISVSRHLETSLPNVWAFGDATGQYLLKHVGNYESGIVYRNAILKEKVEVDYHAVPHAVFSYPEVASVGMKEARAIEDYGRDNVLIGYHRFEDTAKGTAMEAEDYFVKVILEGKSEKILGAHIIGPHASILIHQIIPLMYTETGSAAPIMDGMDIHPSLSEVVSRAFYSRMPPEYYHHVLKHLGLEV
- a CDS encoding class I SAM-dependent methyltransferase family protein; the encoded protein is MSLQDGLKGIVEDSLLDRVPKRFDYIGDVAVISIPPELEAYRRDIAEKLVSMRGNTRAVLNKVGRLEGEHRVAGFELLLGDSTETVHRENGYAYRLDVRKVFFNPRLYWERGRVVAKVIPSENVLIPFCGVGPFVLPAAGKGAEVLAIELNPDACACLRENIRLNRLDEKITVVQGDAEEVFRQLEPGISMPEQGFDRAIVPTPYGMDRALGEVVRLVKTGGSIHFYTFKAEDQLPGLIEEYEKMGLKVEFYRRSGNVAPGISRWAFDLVKK
- a CDS encoding SagB/ThcOx family dehydrogenase, giving the protein MSKELEAILAYHEASKHNFGAYSPGPRRLDMETKPDLFLRYVGSPRLKLDMGSAGAVKESFPAYEQVFIPGEIPPEPLDRKGISRLFFDSLAISVWKKTGFAKWPLRVNPSSGNLHPTEGYLISGPVEGLLKKPAVCHYSPLEHALELRAEFSPETWELLSSGFPEGTVFAGLSSIHWRVAWKYGIRAFRYSNHDIGHAVGTLGFAAAGLGWEAKLLEDMGSEEIASLLGISGSTGPEKEEPACLLAIFPSGKSPGRSKINSAALPAFEKLSWKGYPSRLSPKHVKWVEIERAALASRKEETDFLWEFGPEPESGERGKGLEPESGEKNRTGEEAEKYGKKEAEKEKKMEKETDEVSLRRVIRSRRSALEMNNSAYMEKETFYGMLRRTLRDPKVPPFNTLAFGPFAHLLIFVNRVKGLLPGLYIFLRKPGEQGKLKATMRGDFLWERPENCPPDLEFYMLVEESLYYFAAQLSCAQRKAADACFTVCMISEFEAPLRKFGSWIYPYLFWECGILGQLLYLEAEARGFRGCGIGCFFDNPLHETLGLEGHEYQDLYHFAVGVPLPEKGVSSLPAYPDDRGK